Proteins encoded together in one Hevea brasiliensis isolate MT/VB/25A 57/8 chromosome 16, ASM3005281v1, whole genome shotgun sequence window:
- the LOC110667377 gene encoding 1-aminocyclopropane-1-carboxylate oxidase 5 produces MAIPVIDFSKVNGSGEERTKIMAQIANGCEEWGFFQLVNHGIPEELLERVKKVCSECYKLEREENFKNSKPMNSLKDLAEKKNGEKLENTDWEDVFILLDDNQWPSETPGFRETMAEYRGELKKLAERVMEVMDENLGLPKGYIKKAFNGGEGDNCFFGTKVGHYPPCPHPELVNGLRAHTDAGGVILLFQDDEVGGLQILKDGKWIDVQPLKNTIIINTGDQIEVLSNGRYKSTWHRVLVTPNGNRRSIASFYNPSLKATIAPAPKLVERANQEMNRQEYPKFVFGDYMSVYAEQKFLPKEPRFQAVRTV; encoded by the exons ATGGCAATTCCAGTGATTGATTTCTCTAAGGTTAACGGTTCTGGTGAGGAGAGAACCAAGATAATGGCTCAGATCGCTAATGGGTGCGAGGAATGGGGGTTCTTCCAG CTGGTGAACCATGGAATTCCAGAGGAGCTCCTGGAGAGGGTGAAGAAGGTTTGCTCAGAGTGCTACAAGCTGGAAAGGGAGGAAAATTTCAAGAACTCCAAACCGATGAACTCATTGAAGGATTTGGCAGAGAAGAAAAATGGTGAGAAATTGGAGAATACGGACTGGGAAGATGTCTTCATTCTCCTAGATGACAACCAGTGGCCATCAGAAACCCCTGGATTCAG GGAAACCATGGCTGAATACAGAGGTGAACTGAAGAAATTGGCTGAGAGGGTCATGGAAGTAATGGATGAGAATTTGGGCTTACCCAAAGGATACATCAAGAAGGCATTCAATGGCGGAGAAGGAGACAACTGCTTTTTTGGTACCAAGGTTGGCCACTATCCACCATGTCCTCATCCAGAGCTGGTGAACGGCCTTCGAGCTCACACAGATGCCGGAGGTGTCATCTTACTCTTCCAAGATGATGAGGTGGGAGGTCTTCAAATCCTCAAGGATGGAAAATGGATTGATGTCCAGCCACTGAAAAACACTATTATCATAAACACCGGTGATCAGATTGAGGTCCTAAGCAATGGCAGGTACAAAAGTACCTGGCACAGGGTTCTGGTCACTCCTAACGGGAACAGAAGGTCAATTGCTTCATTCTATAACCCATCCCTCAAAGCTACAATAGCTCCTGCACCAAAACTGGTGGAGAGAGCTAACCAGGAGATGAATCGTCAAGAATACCCCAAGTTTGTGTTTGGTGATTACATGTCTGTTTATGCAGAGCAGAAGTTCCTTCCCAAGGAACCAAGGTTCCAAGCTGTGAGGACCGTGTGA